The following are encoded together in the Brassica napus cultivar Da-Ae chromosome A9, Da-Ae, whole genome shotgun sequence genome:
- the LOC106368585 gene encoding formin-like protein 18 isoform X1, with protein sequence MALFRKFFYKKPPEGLVEISERVYVFDCCLTTDMLEEEEYRVYVGRIMSQLREQFPGASFMVFNFRDGGESTSLMENVLSEHDMTTIMDYPRHYEGCPLLTMETVHHFLKSSENWLLLSQQNILLAHCERGGWPVLAFMLASLLLYRKQFSGEEKTLEMMYKYAPRELLQLMSPLNPLPSQLRFLRYVSSRSVGGHSQWPPLDRAVTLDCINLKLVPDFDGEGGCRPIFRIYGQDPFMASDRTSKVLFSMPKRSKAVKHYKQADCEVVKIDINCHILGDVVLECITLDSDHEREEMMFRVVFNTAFLRSNALLLNRDDIDVLWNTTDRFPKGFRAEVIFSEMGAGNNHVSVDLTDMEENDGLPMEAFAKVQEIFSDGEWLDPNSDVAVTVFNQITAANILQESLDSGSPRSPDSRSLLESALEKVREKTKLMISENVAVSPDAFSPVWRERDSDSCHRSYADPNSLIKKVDEPQGLRVSVQRQAHSKIISPRLLQSSVTSPVLNRSPTQGSSPASVSRFHSSPSSLGITSILHDHGPGKGEEATSSSSPSITFQPALHPLILKASPSNGSPPAEAVVKPPTLPLLKPLKILSPPPPPPPPPPASSSLRSTATQGPPPPPPPPPQRSAQPSFPSPPPLPPPKKVATTSNAPPPPPPPLRSKPLSGAAAPPVPPPPAPSALSRSQNGGCNGNVPPVPGPPLGLKGRGMLQASLKGQGQTRKANLKPYHWLKLTRALQGSLWAEAQQTPDEAATAPEFDISELEKLFSAAIPSSDNETKGGKSGRRGRPKVQKVQLIELRRAYNCEIMLSKVKIPLPDLMSSVLALDESVIDVDQVDNLIKFCPTKEEAELLKGYTGNKENLGRCEQFFLELLKVPRVETKLRVFSYKIQFHSQVTDLRRGLNIIHQAANEVRGSAKLKRIMQTILSLGNALNHGTARGSAIGFRLDSLLKLTDTRSRNSKMTLMHYLCKVLAEKLPELLDFPKDLVSLEAATKIQLKYLAEEMQAIRKGLEKVVLEFTTSETDGPVSKHFRMNLKEFLSFAEGEVRSLASLYSTVGGSADALALYFGEDPARVPFEQVVSTLQNFVRIFVRSHEENCKQVEFEKRRVQKEAENEKLKKGVCSEN encoded by the exons ATGGCTTTGTTTAGAAAGTTCTTCTACAAAAAGCCTCCTGAAGGGTTAGTGGAGATCTCCGAGAGGGTTTACG TCTTTGATTGCTGCTTAACCACGGATATGTTGGAAGAAGAGGAGTACAGAGTCTACGTAGGACGCATAATGAGCCAGCTGAGAGAACAGTTCCCTGGTGCATCCTTCATGGTGTTTAATTTCCGTGACGGAGGAGAGAGCACAAGCCTGATGGAGAATGTGCTCTCCGAGCACGACATGACGACCATCATGGACTACCCTCGTCACTACGAAGGCTGCCCTTTGCTTACTATGGAAACGGTTCACCACTTTCTTAAATCTAGCGAGAATTGGTTGTTGTTGAGCCAGCAGAACATCTTGTTGGCGCACTGTGAGCGCGGCGGGTGGCCTGTTCTGGCCTTTATGCTCGCTTCCCTCTTGCTGTACCGCAAACAGTTTAGTGGAGAAGAGAAAACACTTGAGATGATGTATAAGTATGCTCCTCGCGAGCTGTTGCAGCTTATGTCTCCGCTGAATCCTCTCCCTTCGCAGCTGAGGTTTCTTCGGTATGTTTCGAGTAGGAGCGTTGGCGGCCACTCGCAGTGGCCGCCGCTAGACCGGGCGGTTACGTTGGACTGTATCAATCTTAAGCTGGTTCCTGACTTTGATGGTGAGGGTGGGTGCCGGCCGATATTTAGAATATATGGTCAAGATCCGTTTATGGCTTCTGACCGGACTTCGAAAGTGCTTTTCTCCATGCCTAAAAGAAGCAAAGCTGTTAAGCATTATAAGCAG GCAGATTGTGAGGTGGTGAAGATTGACATTAATTGCCATATTCTCGGTGATGTGGTGCTTGAGTGCATTACTTTAGATAGTGATCATGAGAGGGAAGAGATGATGTTTCGTGTTGTGTTCAATACTGCGTTTCTTAGATCGAACGCTCTTTTACTTAACCGTGATGACATTGATGTACTGTGGAACACAACGGATCGGTTTCCTAAAGGTTTCAGAGCTGAG GTTATATTTTCGGAGATGGGCGCTGGTAACAATCACGTCTCTGTTGATTTAACGGATATGGAGGAGAATGATGGTTTACCTATGGAAGCGTTTGCTAAGGTTCAGGAGATTTTTAGTGATGGAGAATGGTTGGATCCAAACTCTGATGTTGCTGTCACTGTTTTTAACCAAATAACAGCGGCAAACATCCTTCAAGAGAGCTTGGATTCAGGTTCCCCTCGAAGCCCTGATTCACGTAGCTTACTTGAATCGGCGCTTGAGAAGGTTAGGGAGAAGACCAAGCTGATGATATCGGAGAACGTTGCTGTGAGTCCTGATGCATTCTCTCCGgtgtggagagagagagactcagatTCTTGTCATAGATCTTATGCAGATCCGAACTCACTCATTAAGAAGGTGGATGAACCGCAGGGACTTCGTGTTTCTGTGCAAAGACAAGCTCACTCGAAGATAATCTCACCGAGATTGCTTCAAAGTTCGGTGACATCACCAGTTTTGAATCGTAGCCCCACACAAGGGTCATCGCCTGCTTCGGTATCCAGGTTTCACAGCTCCCCGTCTAGCCTTGGGATCACTTCGATATTACACGATCATGGTCCAGGTAAAGGTGAAGAGGCTACTTCTTCATCATCACCTTCCATCACGTTTCAACCAGCTTTGCATCCACTGATACTTAAAGCTTCTCCTTCAAATGGCTCTCCCCCAGCAGAAGCAGTTGTGAAGCCACCAACGTTGCCACTGTTGAAGCCACTTAAGATTttgtctcctcctcctccaccccCACCACCACCTCCTGCATCCTCCTCTCTGCGTTCCACAGCAACACAAGGGCCACCTCCAccgcctcctcctccacctcaACGTTCTGCACAGCCATCTTTTCCTTCGCCACCACCGTTACCACCTCCAAAGAAAGTAGCAACCACATCTAACGCCCCACCTCCTCCTCCCCCACCTTTGCGTTCTAAACCTCTCTCCGGAGCTGCAGCCCCTCCCGTTCCTCCTCCACCAGCCCCTTCAGCTCTGTCTCGTTCTCAAAACGGTGGTTGCAATGGGAACGTTCCTCCAGTCCCTGGACCACCATTGGGTTTAAAGGGGCGGGGGATGTTACAGGCGAGTCTTAAAGGTCAGGGTCAAACGAGAAAGGCCAACTTGAAACCGTATCATTGGTTGAAGCTTACTAGGGCATTGCAAGGAAGTTTATGGGCTGAGGCGCAGCAGACACCTGATGAAGCTGCTAC TGCTCCAGAGTTCGACATCTCTGAGCTTGAGAAACTCTTCTCAGCAGCGATTCCTAGTTCTGACAATGAAACGAAAGGTGGGAAGTCAGGTCGACGTGGCCGGCCTAAAGTTCAGAAAGTCCAGCTG ATTGAGCTCAGACGAGCATACAACTGTGAGATCATGCTCTCTAAAGTTAAAATACCTTTGCCTGATTTAATG AGTTCTGTTCTTGCATTGGATGAGTCGGTGATAGATGTTGATCAAGTTGACAATTTAATCAAGTTTtgtccaacaaaagaagaagcagaaTTGCTCAag GGCTACACTGGAAATAAGGAAAATTTGGGACGGTGTGAGCAG TTCTTTTTAGAATTGCTGAAAGTTCCTCGAGTGGAGACCAAGCTAAGGGTTTTCTCGTACAAGATCCAGTTCCATTCCCAG GTTACTGATCTTAGAAGAGGTTTGAATATCATACATCAAGCAGCCAACGAG GTTAGAGGCTCGGCTAAACTAAAAAGAATCATGCAAACTATACTTTCCTTGGGCAATGCCTTGAACCACGGGACTGCAAGGG GCTCGGCTATCGGATTTCGCTTGGATAGTCTTCTGAAACTCACTGACACTAGATCCCGCAACAGTAAGATGACTCTGATGCACTATCTCTGTAAG GTGCTCGCCGAAAAACTTCCTGAGTTACTTGATTTTCCAAAAGACCTGGTGAGCTTGGAGGCTGCAACAAAG ATTCAACTAAAATATCTAGCAGAGGAGATGCAAGCGATTAGGAAAGGGTTGGAGAAAGTTGTACTAGAATTCACTACATCTGAAACTGATGGTCCAGTATCAAAACACTTTCGTATG AACTTGAAAGAGTTTCTTAGTTTTGCCGAAGGAGAAGTTAGGTCCTTGGCTTCTCTTTATTCAACTGTG GGTGGAAGTGCCGATGCTTTGGCGTTATATTTCGGAGAGGATCCAGCTCGTGTCCCATTTGAACAAG TTGTATCCACCCTGCAAAACTTTGTTAGAATATTTGTACGGTCGCACGAGGAAAACTGCAAGCAAGTCGAGTTTGAAAAGAGAAGAGTGCAGAAAGAAGCAGAGAACGAGAAACTTAAGAAAGGTGTGTGCAGTGAGAACTGA
- the LOC106368585 gene encoding formin-like protein 18 isoform X2: MALFRKFFYKKPPEGLVEISERVYVFDCCLTTDMLEEEEYRVYVGRIMSQLREQFPGASFMVFNFRDGGESTSLMENVLSEHDMTTIMDYPRHYEGCPLLTMETVHHFLKSSENWLLLSQQNILLAHCERGGWPVLAFMLASLLLYRKQFSGEEKTLEMMYKYAPRELLQLMSPLNPLPSQLRFLRYVSSRSVGGHSQWPPLDRAVTLDCINLKLVPDFDGEGGCRPIFRIYGQDPFMASDRTSKVLFSMPKRSKAVKHYKQADCEVVKIDINCHILGDVVLECITLDSDHEREEMMFRVVFNTAFLRSNALLLNRDDIDVLWNTTDRFPKGFRAEVIFSEMGAGNNHVSVDLTDMEENDGLPMEAFAKVQEIFSDGEWLDPNSDVAVTVFNQITAANILQESLDSGSPRSPDSRSLLESALEKVREKTKLMISENVAVSPDAFSPVWRERDSDSCHRSYADPNSLIKKVDEPQGLRVSVQRQAHSKIISPRLLQSSVTSPVLNRSPTQGSSPASVSRFHSSPSSLGITSILHDHGPGKGEEATSSSSPSITFQPALHPLILKASPSNGSPPAEAVVKPPTLPLLKPLKILSPPPPPPPPPPASSSLRSTATQGPPPPPPPPPQRSAQPSFPSPPPLPPPKKVATTSNAPPPPPPPLRSKPLSGAAAPPVPPPPAPSALSRSQNGGCNGNVPPVPGPPLGLKGRGMLQASLKGQGQTRKANLKPYHWLKLTRALQGSLWAEAQQTPDEAATAPEFDISELEKLFSAAIPSSDNETKGGKSGRRGRPKVQKVQLFCRLSSDEHTTVRSCSLKLKYLCLI, translated from the exons ATGGCTTTGTTTAGAAAGTTCTTCTACAAAAAGCCTCCTGAAGGGTTAGTGGAGATCTCCGAGAGGGTTTACG TCTTTGATTGCTGCTTAACCACGGATATGTTGGAAGAAGAGGAGTACAGAGTCTACGTAGGACGCATAATGAGCCAGCTGAGAGAACAGTTCCCTGGTGCATCCTTCATGGTGTTTAATTTCCGTGACGGAGGAGAGAGCACAAGCCTGATGGAGAATGTGCTCTCCGAGCACGACATGACGACCATCATGGACTACCCTCGTCACTACGAAGGCTGCCCTTTGCTTACTATGGAAACGGTTCACCACTTTCTTAAATCTAGCGAGAATTGGTTGTTGTTGAGCCAGCAGAACATCTTGTTGGCGCACTGTGAGCGCGGCGGGTGGCCTGTTCTGGCCTTTATGCTCGCTTCCCTCTTGCTGTACCGCAAACAGTTTAGTGGAGAAGAGAAAACACTTGAGATGATGTATAAGTATGCTCCTCGCGAGCTGTTGCAGCTTATGTCTCCGCTGAATCCTCTCCCTTCGCAGCTGAGGTTTCTTCGGTATGTTTCGAGTAGGAGCGTTGGCGGCCACTCGCAGTGGCCGCCGCTAGACCGGGCGGTTACGTTGGACTGTATCAATCTTAAGCTGGTTCCTGACTTTGATGGTGAGGGTGGGTGCCGGCCGATATTTAGAATATATGGTCAAGATCCGTTTATGGCTTCTGACCGGACTTCGAAAGTGCTTTTCTCCATGCCTAAAAGAAGCAAAGCTGTTAAGCATTATAAGCAG GCAGATTGTGAGGTGGTGAAGATTGACATTAATTGCCATATTCTCGGTGATGTGGTGCTTGAGTGCATTACTTTAGATAGTGATCATGAGAGGGAAGAGATGATGTTTCGTGTTGTGTTCAATACTGCGTTTCTTAGATCGAACGCTCTTTTACTTAACCGTGATGACATTGATGTACTGTGGAACACAACGGATCGGTTTCCTAAAGGTTTCAGAGCTGAG GTTATATTTTCGGAGATGGGCGCTGGTAACAATCACGTCTCTGTTGATTTAACGGATATGGAGGAGAATGATGGTTTACCTATGGAAGCGTTTGCTAAGGTTCAGGAGATTTTTAGTGATGGAGAATGGTTGGATCCAAACTCTGATGTTGCTGTCACTGTTTTTAACCAAATAACAGCGGCAAACATCCTTCAAGAGAGCTTGGATTCAGGTTCCCCTCGAAGCCCTGATTCACGTAGCTTACTTGAATCGGCGCTTGAGAAGGTTAGGGAGAAGACCAAGCTGATGATATCGGAGAACGTTGCTGTGAGTCCTGATGCATTCTCTCCGgtgtggagagagagagactcagatTCTTGTCATAGATCTTATGCAGATCCGAACTCACTCATTAAGAAGGTGGATGAACCGCAGGGACTTCGTGTTTCTGTGCAAAGACAAGCTCACTCGAAGATAATCTCACCGAGATTGCTTCAAAGTTCGGTGACATCACCAGTTTTGAATCGTAGCCCCACACAAGGGTCATCGCCTGCTTCGGTATCCAGGTTTCACAGCTCCCCGTCTAGCCTTGGGATCACTTCGATATTACACGATCATGGTCCAGGTAAAGGTGAAGAGGCTACTTCTTCATCATCACCTTCCATCACGTTTCAACCAGCTTTGCATCCACTGATACTTAAAGCTTCTCCTTCAAATGGCTCTCCCCCAGCAGAAGCAGTTGTGAAGCCACCAACGTTGCCACTGTTGAAGCCACTTAAGATTttgtctcctcctcctccaccccCACCACCACCTCCTGCATCCTCCTCTCTGCGTTCCACAGCAACACAAGGGCCACCTCCAccgcctcctcctccacctcaACGTTCTGCACAGCCATCTTTTCCTTCGCCACCACCGTTACCACCTCCAAAGAAAGTAGCAACCACATCTAACGCCCCACCTCCTCCTCCCCCACCTTTGCGTTCTAAACCTCTCTCCGGAGCTGCAGCCCCTCCCGTTCCTCCTCCACCAGCCCCTTCAGCTCTGTCTCGTTCTCAAAACGGTGGTTGCAATGGGAACGTTCCTCCAGTCCCTGGACCACCATTGGGTTTAAAGGGGCGGGGGATGTTACAGGCGAGTCTTAAAGGTCAGGGTCAAACGAGAAAGGCCAACTTGAAACCGTATCATTGGTTGAAGCTTACTAGGGCATTGCAAGGAAGTTTATGGGCTGAGGCGCAGCAGACACCTGATGAAGCTGCTAC TGCTCCAGAGTTCGACATCTCTGAGCTTGAGAAACTCTTCTCAGCAGCGATTCCTAGTTCTGACAATGAAACGAAAGGTGGGAAGTCAGGTCGACGTGGCCGGCCTAAAGTTCAGAAAGTCCAGCTG TTTTGCAGATTGAGCTCAGACGAGCATACAACTGTGAGATCATGCTCTCTAAAGTTAAAATACCTTTGCCTGATTTAA
- the LOC106368583 gene encoding phospholipid hydroperoxide glutathione peroxidase 1, chloroplastic, with the protein MAFSSSYYSPFSALFDVSKPNPSLNPAAFLVPSLKFSTAISNFANGFSLKSPINPGFLFKSRTFNVQARAAAEKTVHDFTVKDIDGNDVSLNKYKGKVMLIVNVASRCGLTSSNYSELSHLYEKYKSQGFEILAFPCNQFGGQEPGSNPEIKQFACTRFKAEFPIFDKVDVNGPSTAPIYQFLKSNAGGFLGDLIKWNFEKFLIDKKGKVVERYPPTTSPFQIEKDIKKLLAA; encoded by the exons ATGGCTTTTTCGTCTTCTTATTACTCACCATTCTCTGCACTCTTCGACGTTTCCAAACCCAATCCATCTCTAAACCCCGCGGCTTTCCTCGTCCCTTCCTTGAAATTCTCCACCGCCATCTCGAATTTCGCGAATGGGTTTTCGCTAAAGTCTCCGATTAATCCTGGGTTTCTCTTCAAGTCCCGAACTTTCAATGTTCAAGCTCGAGCTGCTGCTGAGAAGACCGTTCACGATTTCACCGTAAAG GACATTGATGGGAATGATGTTTCTTTGAACAAGTATAAGGGGAAAGTTATGCTGATCGTCAATGTCGCTTCAAGATG TGGTTTGACATCATCAAATTACTCAGAGCTTTCACATCTGTATGAGAAATACAAGAGCCAAG GATTTGAGATTCTAGCTTTCCCTTGTAATCAGTTTGGTGGCCAAGAGCCCGGTTCAAACCCTGAGATCAAACAGTTTGCTTGCACCCGGTTTAAAGCAGAGTTCCCTATATTTGATAAG GTCGATGTGAATGGACCGAGCACAGCACCAATCTATCAGTTCTTGAAATCAAACGCAGGAGGATTCTTGGGTGATCTCATTAAATGGAACTTTGAGAAGTTCTTGATTGATAAAAAGGGAAAGGTCGTTGAGAGGTACCCTCCCACCACATCCCCTTTCCAAATCGAG AAGGACATCAAGAAGTTGCTTGCTGCTTAA
- the LOC106368586 gene encoding short-chain dehydrogenase reductase 3c yields MSELRLDGKIVIITGGASGIGAEAARLFTDHGAKVVIVDIQEELGQNVAVSIGKERASFYRCDVTEETEVENAVKFTVEKHGKLDVLFSNAGVLDPRGSILDLDLDRFDRIMAVNVRGAAAFIKHAARAMVEKGTRGSIVCTTSVSSEIGGGRRHGYTASKHGLLGLIRTACGELGKYGIRVNGVAPYALATPLTSHDEETARQVEEEFAAKGVLKGVVLNARHVAQVALFLASDESVYVSGQNLAVDGGYSMCRSGNVQI; encoded by the exons ATGTCGGAACTAAG ACTGGATGGCAAGATCGTAATTATAACAGGCGGAGCCAGCGGTATCGGAGCCGAGGCGGCTAGGCTATTCACCGACCACGGAGCTAAAGTGGTCATAGTCGATATACAAGAGGAGCTAGGCCAAAACGTCGCCGTTTCCATCGGGAAAGAGAGAGCCAGTTTCTACCGTTGCGACGTAACAGAGGAGACAGAAGTGGAGAACGCCGTCAAGTTCACCGTCGAGAAGCACGGAAAGCTCGACGTTCTTTTCAGCAACGCCGGCGTCTTGGACCCGCGGGGAAGCATCCTCGACTTGGATCTTGACCGGTTCGACCGCATAATGGCGGTTAACGTGCGCGGCGCGGCTGCGTTTATCAAACACGCGGCACGTGCGATGGTGGAGAAAGGCACGCGTGGGTCTATCGTGTGTACCACGAGCGTGTCGTCGGAGATTGGTGGTGGGAGACGTCACGGGTACACGGCGTCTAAACATGGACTGCTCGGGCTGATCAGAACGGCGTGTGGGGAGCTGGGGAAGTATGGGATTAGAGTCAACGGTGTGGCACCGTACGCGCTCGCGACGCCGTTGACTAGCCACGACGAGGAAACGGCGAGGCAGGTGGAGGAAGAATTTGCGGCCAAGGGGGTGCTCAAGGGTGTGGTGCTTAACGCTCGCCACGTGGCGCAAGTGGCTCTgtttttggcttctgatgagtCGGTTTATGTCAGTGGTCAGAATTTGGCGGTGGATGGAGGTTATAGTATGTGTCGTTCAGGCAATGTTCAAATTTAG
- the LOC106365138 gene encoding early nodulin-like protein 1, with translation MASFSSLVAIILSFIFLCCLADANEVTVGGKSGDWKIPPSSSYSFTEWAQKARFKVGDFIVFRYEAGKDSVLQVTQEAYKSCNTTNPLANYTDGETKVKLDRSGPFYFISGVDGHCEKGQKLSLVVVSPRHEAISPAPSPVEFEDGPSVAPAPTSGSARLGGGFAAVLGLVLGLWAWF, from the exons ATGGCTTCTTTTTCATCCCTTGTGGCTATCATCCTCTCCTTCATCTTCTTATGCTGTCTCGCCGATGCAAATGAAGTCACCGTCGGTGGAAAATCCGGCGACTGGAAAAtccctccttcctcttcttacTCGTTCACGGAATGGGCTCAAAAAGCTCGCTTCAAAGTCGGCGACTTTATCG TTTTCCGGTATGAAGCTGGTAAAGACTCTGTTTTGCAAGTAACACAAGAAGCATACAAGAGCTGTAACACCACGAACCCTTTAGCTAACTACACTGATGGAGAGACCAAGGTGAAATTGGACAGGTCCGGTCCATTTTACTTCATTAGTGGAGTCGATGGTCACTGTGAGAAAGGTCAGAAGCTGAGCCTCGTCGTGGTTAGTCCGCGTCACGAAGCTATTTCTCCGGCTCCTTCTCCGGTTGAGTTCGAAGATGGTCCATCCGTGGCTCCAGCTCCGACTAGTGGCTCAGCTAGGCTTGGTGGTGGGTTTGCTGCCGTGTTAGGTCTTGTTCTTGGTCTATGGGCTTGGTTCTAA
- the LOC106368584 gene encoding probable protein phosphatase 2C 21 — protein MGTYLSSPKTDKLSEDGENDKVRYGLSSMQGWRATMEDAHAAILDLDDKTSFFGVYDGHGGKVVAKFCAKYLHQQVLSNEAYGAGDIETSLQRAFFRMDDMMQGQRGWRELAVLGDKMNKFSGMIEGFIWSPRSGDANNQPDNWPLEDGPHSDFAGPTSGCTACVALIKDKKLFVANAGDSRCVISRKGQAYNLSKDHKPDLEVEKERILKAGGFIHAGRINGSLNLTRAIGDMEFKQNKFLPSEKQMVTADPDINTLDLCDDDDFLVVACDGIWDCMSSQQLVDFIHEQLKSETKLSTVCEKVVDRCLAPDTASGEGCDNMTIILVQFKKSNNNPSEPEPEEETKPEPSQDEPSSSS, from the exons ATGGGGACATACCTAAGCTCTCCCAAAACTGATAAGTTATCAGAAGATGGTGAGAATGATAAAGTCAGATATGGTTTATCCTCTATGCAAGGTTGGCGTGCCACCATGGAAGATGCG CATGCTGCAATTCTTGATCTAGATGATAAGACATCGTTCTTCGGTGTGTATGATGGCCATGGAG GTAAAGTTGTGGCAAAGTTCTGTGCCAAGTATCTACACCAACAGGTTCTCAGTAATGAAGCATATGGAGCTGGAGACATTGAAACATCTCTTCAGAGAGCATTCTTTAG aatggATGACATGATGCAAGGACAGAGAGGATGGCGAGAGCTAGCTGTACTCGGTGACAAGATGAATAAGTTTAGCGGCATGATTGAAGGATTCATATGGTCACCAAGAAGCGGTGACGCCAATAACCAGCCTGATAATTGGCCTCTTGAGGAT GGTCCTCATTCTGATTTCGCCGGACCTACTTCCGGGTGTACAGCATGTGTAGCTCTGATCAAAGATAAGAAGCTGTTTGTTGCAAATGCTGGTGACTCACGCTGTGTGATATCAAGGAAAGGCCAGGCTTACAATCTTTCTAAAGATCACAAACCTGATCTTGAAGTTGAGAAAGAGAGGATACTGAAAGCTGGTGGGTTTATTCATGCTGGGCGTATTAATGGAAGCTTGAATCTGACTAGAGCCATTG GTGACATGGAGTTCAAACAGAATAAGTTCTTACCATCTGAGAAGCAAATGGTTACTGCTGATCCAGATATAAACACT CTTGACCtatgtgatgatgatgattttctTGTTGTTGCATGTGATGGAATctg GGACTGTATGTCAAGCCAGCAACTGGTGGATTTTATCCATGAACAGTTAAAATCT GAAACAAAACTTTCAACCGTATGTGAAAAAGTTGTTGATAGATGTTTGGCTCCAGACACTGCGAGTGGTGAAGGCTGTGATAATATGACCATCATCTTGGTTCAGTTCAAGAAGTCTAATAATAACCCATCTGAGCCTGAACcagaagaagaaaccaaaccAGAACCGAGCCAGGACGAGCCGAGCTCATCAAGCTAG